CTGCCGCCATGATGCCCAGCCGCAGCACGCTCAGCAGCGCCAGGATGACGGCCACGCGCCCGAGCCGCTCCTCGCCCTGCTGCACCCCGTTGAGGACCTGGATGACGCCGAAGCCGACGAGCTCCGCGGTCGCGAACAGGAAGAGCGGCAGGCGGGGGAAGTCGATCCCGAGCAGGCGGGGCGCGACGAAGGCGAGCAGCAGAGACGCCAGCAGCCCCAGCGTCACGGTGATCGCGAGCCCGGCGCCCCAGTGCCGCGCGCGCTGCTCGGGCGATCTGGCGACGCCCCGCAGCACCAGCAGCGGCGTCCCGAGACAGGTGAAGGGGTAGATGGAGACGAAGAGCGCCAGGAGCGCCGTCACCTTGCTGTAGGAGTCCGCGCCCAGGCTGCGCGTCAGCAGCACGAGGTAGAGCGACTGCGAGATCAGCCGTACCGACTGTCCGCTCAGAAGGTGCAGCGCCCCCCGCAGAACGGGCCGAAGGCTGCCCTCGGCGCCGCCAGAGCCGGTCGCTTCGCTGTCGAACATGCGGGTCATTATCGAAGTGGCTTTCCCGGCGCGCAAGCGAAATGCTGGGCCGCTTCGCCGCGCCGCGCGCCTAGCGAAGGACGACGAGCGCTCTCGCCGCGTCGCCCTGTCCCGCCACCCGTGCAAGATAGACGCCGCTGGCCAGGTCGGCCGGCGGCGTCCAGGTCAGCTGGGTGATGCCCGCGGGCAGGTCGAGGCGATCCACGCGGCGGCCGGCGACGTCCACGATCTCAATCGTATGTGGACGGGCGTCGGCAAGGGCCAGGCGCAGGGTGGTCGACGCGCGCAGCGGGTTGGGCCAGGCGGCCAGGGCGGGCCCGCCGCCGGCGGGCAGCTCCGCGGCCGTCTCCACCAGCAACTCGTCCATCACCGCGCCGGTCGCGTACTCGGTCTGGAAGCCGAGCAGCGCGGCGATGGTGGGCGTGACGTCGGGGATGTCCCGCGGGGTGGTGGACACGAAGCCGGTCTTCACGTCGGGCCCCACGGCGAGGAGCTGGATCGTGCGGCAGCCGGCGCAGCCGTCGCCGTGGCCGCTGAAGTCGTAGTCGTGGCGGCCGTGGTCGTTGGTGACGAGGAGCGTCGTCTTGCCGGCGTAGGCGGGCAACGACTGGAGCAGCGTCCACAGGTCGCCCACGATGGCGTCGGCCGTGTCGATGGCGGACAGGTAGTTGGTCCAGTTGCCCGAGTGGCCGTAGTGGTCCACGTCCGCCAGATAGAGGAACATCAGCGTGGGGCTCTCGTTCTGCAGCACGCTCTGGGCCTGGTTCCACACGTCCGTGTCGCTGGAGCCGGCCATGTGGTAGAGCGGCCACCAGTCGGGCCCGTAGTCGGGGTGCATGCTGCCGCGCCAGGGGCAGCCGACGTCCTTGAGCACGTAGACGCAGTCGGTCTCGGGCCGGTCGAGCTGTTTGCGGAAGTACTCGAAGAGCGACGGCAGCTCCGTGTAGTTGTTGCTCGAGCCGCCGCAGTCGGGATCCGAGAAGCTGAAGATGTCCGTGTAGCCCCCGCACCAGACCGAGGGCACGGCGTGGTCGGTGTAGGTGACGCCGAGGTTCTGGAAGGGCTCGACGATCGCGCCCTGCCCGGCCAGCGCCGCCATCGCCGGCACGTGGACGTGATCCGGGTCGCCCAGGCCCTCGCTGTAGCGCAGCCCGTCGATGAGTACCAGCACCACGCGCTCGGTCTGCCAGGCGTGGGCGACGCCGGCGAGGCCGCAGAGCAGGGTGACGAGCAGCAGGGTGGGCAGGATGCGGCGCATGGATCACCTCCGGGGAAGGCGTCCATTGTATCGCGAGGGCGGCGGGGACGTCAAAAGCGGGCTCAGGCCCCCGCTGCGGCCTCGCGCTCGGCGTCGGCCAGCTCGTCCTTGAGTTGGGCCACCCAGGCGATCACGCGATCGGTGGTCATGGCGGCCTGGCGGTCGTCGTCGATGACGAGGCCGAGGAAGCGGCCTTTCTTGAGGCCCTTGGACTCCTTGAAGCTGTAGCCGTCGGCGCTCCAGCGGCCGATGAGCCGCGCGCCGCCCTTGCGCGCCCGCTTGGCCAGGGGGGCGAGGGCGTCCGCGAAGGTCTTGGGGTACTTCTTCTGATCGCCCAGCGCGAAGACGGCCACCAGCTTGTCCGAGAGGTCCGTCTCCTTGAGCACCTTGAGGAAGTCCTTCCAGTGCTCCTGCAGCTTGCCCTTCTCATAGGTCGGCGAGCCGAAGATGACCAGATCGCAGCGCTCGACGTCCGCGAGGCAGGCCTTCTTCACGTCGTGCACCTGCG
Above is a window of Candidatus Latescibacterota bacterium DNA encoding:
- a CDS encoding flavodoxin; the protein is MTEVGIFFGSSKGATKRVARKIAHAFGGETQVHDVKKACLADVERCDLVIFGSPTYEKGKLQEHWKDFLKVLKETDLSDKLVAVFALGDQKKYPKTFADALAPLAKRARKGGARLIGRWSADGYSFKESKGLKKGRFLGLVIDDDRQAAMTTDRVIAWVAQLKDELADAEREAAAGA
- a CDS encoding alkaline phosphatase family protein encodes the protein MRRILPTLLLVTLLCGLAGVAHAWQTERVVLVLIDGLRYSEGLGDPDHVHVPAMAALAGQGAIVEPFQNLGVTYTDHAVPSVWCGGYTDIFSFSDPDCGGSSNNYTELPSLFEYFRKQLDRPETDCVYVLKDVGCPWRGSMHPDYGPDWWPLYHMAGSSDTDVWNQAQSVLQNESPTLMFLYLADVDHYGHSGNWTNYLSAIDTADAIVGDLWTLLQSLPAYAGKTTLLVTNDHGRHDYDFSGHGDGCAGCRTIQLLAVGPDVKTGFVSTTPRDIPDVTPTIAALLGFQTEYATGAVMDELLVETAAELPAGGGPALAAWPNPLRASTTLRLALADARPHTIEIVDVAGRRVDRLDLPAGITQLTWTPPADLASGVYLARVAGQGDAARALVVLR